A window from Cryptomeria japonica chromosome 1, Sugi_1.0, whole genome shotgun sequence encodes these proteins:
- the LOC131072487 gene encoding mitogen-activated protein kinase kinase kinase 20 yields the protein MNMHRRPKTTEFGSLVVPLYKPLHSQMLCSTHNRFQKRLLAMEIKTEASKPQEWIRGAIIGAGAFGTVSLAINKSNGELFAVKSMAVNSVSYLENEFNVLKSLDSPHIVKCLAKDYSVENGVEVCNLMMEYLPGGSVADLLSKFGGQLDESVTKSFTRGILRGLDYLHRQGIVHCDIKGKNVLVGGTGLVKLGDFGSARRTEKKGLNGLSGTPLWMAPEVVNQVEQEPASDIWSVGCTVVEMATGRPPWGTASNPLAALYQIGCTDDLPECPSCLSPQGRDFLDKCFRRDPKQRWTAAQLLEHPFLSEIDCCSVTEVNRAPLSPTSTLDFGSPDWDSASSSLCQSVPILSLAIARSCVKGEETGEKNESVKRPSAKDRLAALAVGCEKPDWCSSPPSGHWIVVRSNSPLSNAQNCSAEAESKPVMEISDGEKQEFTHTSSDLEASSEDNQHELEVSSRSITSSLIVDGSQELCEISSNHTSLQKLSPEIQNRVEEREILCDSATQSGPICLTCCIPLVEQFCPQNCTEGQMFISSSAETQKFISIHFNWLHIFFALWDNFSYNGVCFFDKVSCFFFFFFLLIYAEQAQIGFLHFFFFFFESKEF from the coding sequence ATGAATATGCACCGTCGGCCAAAGACGACGGAATTTGGAAGTTTGGTCGTCCCCCTTTATAAGCCATTGCATTCCCAAATGCTCTGCTCAACACACAACAGATTTCAAAAGAGGTTGTTAGCAATGGAAATCAAAACCGAGGCAAGCAAGCCCCAGGAATGGATCAGGGGCGCCATTATTGGAGCTGGAGCATTCGGCACAGTTAGTCTTGCCATCAACAAGTCTAATGGCGAGCTCTTTGCTGTAAAGTCCATGGCCGTCAATTCAGTTTCTTATCTAGAAAACGAATTCAACGTTCTCAAGAGTTTGGATTCTCCACACATTGTGAAATGTCTGGCGAAGGACTACAGTGTGGAGAATGGGGTTGAGGTCTGCAATCTGATGATGGAGTATCTGCCAGGGGGTAGCGTAGCAGACCTGCTGAGTAAATTTGGGGGACAATTGGACGAATCGGTGACCAAATCCTTCACTCGTGGCATCCTCCGTGGATTAGATTACCTCCACAGGCAGGGAATCGTGCACTGTGACATCAAGGGAAAGAATGTGCTTGTTGGGGGCACTGGCCTGGTCAAGCTTGGTGACTTTGGATCTGCCAGGAGGACAGAGAAAAAGGGGTTGAATGGTTTAAGTGGTACGCCATTGTGGATGGCTCCTGAAGTAGTGAATCAGGTGGAGCAGGAACCGGCTTCAGATATTTGGTCTGTGGGTTGCACAGTTGTGGAAATGGCCACTGGAAGGCCGCCTTGGGGCACCGCTTCGAATCCTCTTGCGGCCCTGTATCAGATTGGTTGCACAGATGATCTGCCGGAGTGTCCCTCCTGTCTTTCGCCTCAAGGCCGGGATTTTCTAGACAAGTGCTTCCGTAGAGATCCGAAACAGAGGTGGACCGCTGCACAGCTGTTGGAACATCCTTTTCTCTCTGAGATCGACTGCTGTTCTGTAACAGAGGTGAATAGGGCTCCTCTCTCTCCTACCAGCACTTTGGACTTTGGTAGCCCTGATTGGGATTCTGCCTCTTCTAGTTTGTGTCAATCTGTCCCAATTTTGTCTCTGGCCATTGCAAGGTCTTGTGTGAAAGGTGAAGAAACAGGGGAGAAAAATGAGTCCGTCAAGAGACCTTCAGCCAAGGACAGATTGGCCGCATTGGCTGTAGGATGTGAGAAGCCTGATTGGTGTTCAAGCCCACCAAGTGGCCACTGGATTGTTGTTAGATCCAACTCACCCCTTTCAAACGCCCAAAATTGTTCCGCAGAGGCAGAAAGCAAACCTGTCATGGAGATCAGCGATGGAGAAAAGCAAGAATTCACACACACAAGTTCAGATCTAGAGGCCTCTAGTGAGGACAATCAGCATGAATTGGAGGTGTCTTCAAGGTCAATAACGTCATCTTTGATTGTTGATGGCTCTCAGGAGTTGTGTGAAATTTCTTCAAACCACACTTCACTGCAGAAACTCTCTCCTGAAATTCAGAACAGAGTAGAAGAAAGAGAAATTCTGTGCGACTCTGCTACTCAAAGCGGACCAATTTGCCTCACATGTTGTATTCCGCTTGTTGAGCAATTTTGCCCCCAAAATTGTACAGAAGGGCAAATGTTCATTAGTTCCAGTGCTGAAACACAAAAAtttatttcaattcattttaactgGTTACATATTTTTTTTGCGTTGTGGGATAATTTTAGTTACAATGGTGTTTGTTTCTTTGATAAAGTttcctgtttttttttttttttctttctcttaaTTTATGCAGAACAAGCTCAAATTggctttcttcatttttttttttttttttttgaatcgaAAGAATTTTAA